Genomic DNA from Parus major isolate Abel unplaced genomic scaffold, Parus_major1.1 Scaffold1132, whole genome shotgun sequence:
TCACTGTAACAATGGTACTATTAAATAGGATCAGTTTTCCCATAGAACAGaggaatttctgtttctgaagacTATTTTTGTTCACCAAGTAACAGTTTAGTACTATGCCTCCTGTTTTTCAATCTGTAAGCAATATCCTCTccccattaaaaaaaggaaagaagtacTTTTGAAATTGTAttgaaaaaagttttatttaacttcttaaattttaatttctgtacagATAATCTTAAAGCCACATAGTTCAGAGCATTGTGTAAACAGGATcaaattttccctgttttcagccAATTTCCTCAGTCAGTAGGAGAGATGATGTGAGTTTTGGACCATGAATATTGTACATGTCTGATGATACTTTGTCTCCTCAATACATACATTCCATGTGCTTCTGACTTGGACAGAGTCTTTCCAGAATTGAATCAAATACCACAAAAACTATTttgctcttcctcctttctACAGAACAGTTGGTATTTGTGTGAATAAATAGAACTAGCAATGTATCCTCAACAATTTTGGTGTTCCATTGATGCAAACTATGATTTCAGTAGATTTTGCCTCCCTATGGAAAAAGGGATTACATTTAGAATTTAAATGCCCATAAATCAGGTGTTTCAAAAAGTGTTCTATTTTATGGCTAAATATATTGCAATAGTATTTCTGTACCTTTagataaacattttcatattctGGAAAATTCCTCTATCCTGGGAAAACAATACAGAAGTATGATGAAGGATATGGAAAATCTGgattaaaagcagaataaaaaaaaagtaaacgAGGAGGACCCATAAGAAAGCATGCATGCCCTTTTACTTCTGTAGCAAACTGGCAAGCCTTTTTAACTGCTCTGTGATTATACAGGATGAGCAGAGTATTTGTAAAATCATTTCtgacaaatacaaaaatattatttcaaattcaAGTCAAATTAAATAGCTTGCCATTAGGGGGACTGAATTGCATTGCAGTTAAAAATAGCTCATAGGCTTCTTGTACTCATTTTGtaacaatgaaatattttttttttaagaaggaacATTTTTACTTGGTGCAAACATAAGTGTTTGAGGggtttgttgatttttaaaaatttacttattcattgatgtttttttctctttttagatGAATAACTTGGTGACACCAGTTGTAGGATTTATAGAGGATACATTCCAGGTCACTCCTAATCCAGATGAAGTGAGTGAGGTTTTTCTTATGCCTTTGGAGTACTTTATCAAGCCCTTGAATTACAAGACCTTCCCTTATAGAACCTCCTCAGGCTACTCAACTCAGGTACACTGCTTTACATACGATGACCAGGAACATAAAAGGTCGTTCAAGATATGGGGACTGACTGCACACTTTGCTGTATTTCTTGCTCTTGTAATTTTTGGAGAGAGACCTACCTTTGAAGTGGATTATGATCTTGACAACTTAATCTCATCCTCTgagaataatttcattaatttgtaTGCATCtatacatgaaaaaaagaaaagtaagcTGTGACAGCTTGATCTggcaa
This window encodes:
- the LOC107199574 gene encoding peroxisomal coenzyme A diphosphatase NUDT7-like yields the protein MNNLVTPVVGFIEDTFQVTPNPDEVSEVFLMPLEYFIKPLNYKTFPYRTSSGYSTQVHCFTYDDQEHKRSFKIWGLTAHFAVFLALVIFGERPTFEVDYDLDNLISSSENNFINLYASIHEKKKSKL